Proteins from a single region of Pseudomonas phenolilytica:
- the trpD gene encoding anthranilate phosphoribosyltransferase, with protein MDIKEALNRIAGQLDLSTEEMKAVMRQIMTGQCTDAQIGAFLMGMRMKSETIDEIVGAVQVMRELAEPVRFEVDRLVDTCGTGGDGMNIFNVSTAAAFVVAAAGGKVAKHGNRAVSGKSGSADLLEAAGVYLDLTPEQVARSVDTVGVGFMFAPAHHGAMKFAAGPRRELGLRTLFNILGPMANPAGVRHQVLGVFSKALCRPMAEVLQRLGSKHVLVVHAQDGLDEISLAAPTHIAELKDGEIREYAVQPEDFGIKSQSLIGLNVEDAQGSLALIRDALGRRKTENGQKAADMIVLNAGAALYAADQAWTLKQGVELAHDALSTGIARDKFEELVSFTAVFKQENQK; from the coding sequence ATGGATATCAAGGAAGCCCTCAACCGCATCGCCGGGCAGCTCGACCTCTCCACCGAGGAAATGAAGGCGGTGATGCGCCAGATCATGACCGGCCAGTGCACCGACGCGCAGATCGGTGCCTTCCTGATGGGCATGCGCATGAAGAGCGAGACCATCGACGAGATCGTCGGCGCCGTGCAGGTCATGCGCGAGCTGGCCGAGCCGGTGAGGTTCGAGGTCGACCGGCTGGTCGACACCTGCGGTACCGGTGGCGACGGCATGAACATCTTCAACGTCTCCACGGCCGCCGCCTTCGTCGTCGCCGCGGCTGGCGGCAAGGTGGCCAAGCATGGCAATCGCGCGGTGTCGGGCAAGAGCGGCAGCGCCGATCTGCTGGAAGCGGCTGGCGTCTACCTCGACCTCACCCCCGAGCAGGTGGCGCGCAGCGTCGATACTGTGGGTGTCGGTTTCATGTTCGCGCCCGCCCATCACGGTGCGATGAAGTTCGCCGCCGGGCCGCGACGTGAACTGGGGCTGCGCACGCTGTTCAACATCCTTGGGCCGATGGCCAATCCGGCCGGCGTCCGTCATCAGGTTCTCGGTGTGTTCAGCAAGGCGCTGTGCCGGCCGATGGCCGAGGTGTTGCAGCGTCTGGGCAGTAAGCATGTGCTGGTGGTGCATGCGCAGGATGGCCTGGACGAGATCAGCCTGGCCGCGCCGACCCACATCGCCGAGCTGAAGGATGGCGAAATCCGCGAGTACGCCGTGCAGCCGGAGGACTTCGGCATCAAGAGCCAGAGTCTGATCGGTCTGAATGTCGAAGATGCGCAGGGCTCGCTGGCGCTGATCCGCGATGCGCTCGGGCGGCGCAAGACCGAGAACGGGCAGAAGGCCGCCGACATGATCGTGCTCAACGCCGGTGCAGCGCTGTACGCCGCCGATCAGGCCTGGACCCTGAAGCAGGGTGTCGAGCTGGCCCACGATGCGCTGAGCACCGGCATCGCCCGGGACAAGTTCGAAGAGCTGGTGTCCTTCACCGCCGTATTCAAGCAGGAGAACCAGAAATGA
- a CDS encoding aminodeoxychorismate/anthranilate synthase component II, which yields MLLMLDNYDSFTYNVVQYLGELGADVKVVRNDELSVAEIEALQPERIVVSPGPCTPNEAGVSLELIRHFAGKLPILGVCLGHQSIGQAFGGDVVRARQAMHGKTSPVFHRDQGVFAGLNNPLTVTRYHSLVVKRETLPECLEISAWTQLEDGSVDEIMGLRHKTLNIEGVQFHPESILTEQGHELFANFLKQTGGVR from the coding sequence ATGCTGCTGATGCTGGATAACTACGATTCCTTTACCTACAACGTCGTGCAGTATCTCGGCGAGCTGGGCGCGGACGTCAAGGTGGTGCGCAACGACGAGTTGAGCGTGGCCGAAATCGAGGCGCTGCAGCCCGAGCGCATCGTGGTCTCCCCCGGTCCCTGCACGCCGAACGAAGCCGGTGTGTCGTTGGAGCTGATCCGCCATTTCGCCGGCAAGCTGCCGATTCTCGGTGTCTGCCTCGGCCACCAGAGCATCGGCCAGGCGTTCGGTGGCGACGTGGTGCGCGCGCGCCAGGCCATGCACGGCAAGACCAGCCCGGTGTTCCATCGCGATCAGGGCGTGTTTGCCGGGCTGAACAATCCGCTCACGGTCACCCGCTATCACTCGCTGGTGGTCAAGCGCGAGACACTGCCCGAGTGCCTGGAAATCAGCGCCTGGACCCAGCTGGAAGACGGCTCGGTCGACGAGATCATGGGCCTGCGGCACAAGACGCTGAATATCGAAGGGGTGCAGTTCCATCCCGAATCGATCCTGACCGAACAGGGGCACGAGCTGTTCGCCAACTTTCTGAAGCAGACCGGAGGCGTGCGCTGA
- the trpC gene encoding indole-3-glycerol phosphate synthase TrpC, whose protein sequence is MSVPTVLEKIIARKYEEVAERRSRTSLDELERLAAAADLVRGFAAAVQRRVKAKEAAVIAEVKKASPSKGVLRENFDPAEIARSYEAGGAACLSVLTDVDFFQGADAYLQQARAACSLPVIRKDFMVDPYQVVEARALGADCILLIVAALEDARMAELAAVAAQHGLDVLVEVHDGDELERALKLETPLLGINNRNLHTFEVSLETTLDLLPRVPQDRVVVTESGILNRADVELMEINQVYAFLVGEAFMRAEQPGAELQRLFFPGRRARIAE, encoded by the coding sequence ATGAGCGTGCCGACCGTGCTGGAGAAAATCATCGCGCGCAAGTACGAGGAAGTCGCCGAGCGACGTTCGCGGACCAGTCTGGACGAACTCGAGCGCCTGGCTGCGGCGGCTGACCTGGTACGCGGTTTCGCCGCGGCCGTGCAGCGGCGGGTCAAGGCCAAGGAAGCGGCGGTGATCGCGGAGGTGAAGAAGGCATCGCCGAGCAAGGGCGTACTGCGCGAAAACTTCGACCCCGCCGAAATCGCGCGCAGCTACGAAGCGGGCGGCGCTGCCTGCCTGTCGGTACTGACCGACGTGGATTTCTTTCAGGGCGCCGATGCCTATCTGCAGCAGGCACGCGCGGCCTGCAGCCTGCCGGTGATCCGCAAGGACTTCATGGTCGATCCCTACCAGGTGGTCGAGGCCCGCGCGCTTGGCGCCGACTGCATCCTGCTGATCGTCGCCGCGCTGGAGGATGCGCGCATGGCCGAGCTGGCTGCCGTGGCCGCGCAGCATGGACTGGATGTGCTGGTGGAAGTGCACGACGGCGATGAACTCGAGCGTGCGCTGAAACTGGAAACGCCGCTGCTGGGGATCAACAATCGCAACCTGCACACGTTCGAGGTCAGCCTCGAGACGACGCTGGATCTGCTCCCACGCGTGCCACAGGACCGTGTGGTAGTGACCGAGAGCGGCATCCTCAACCGCGCCGACGTCGAGCTGATGGAGATCAATCAGGTCTACGCGTTTCTGGTGGGCGAGGCGTTCATGCGTGCCGAGCAGCCGGGCGCCGAGCTACAACGGTTGTTCTTCCCCGGTCGCCGCGCCCGGATCGCGGAGTGA
- the coq7 gene encoding 2-polyprenyl-3-methyl-6-methoxy-1,4-benzoquinone monooxygenase, with translation MTTHRHYSPADRLLMQADAALRTLLPFSGQPGRPSPAVVKPDAELDERDSRHVAGLMRINHTGEVCAQALYQGQALTARLPQVRAAMERAADEEIDHLAWCEQRIRQLGSHTSVLNPLFYGLSFGIGASAGLISDRISLGFVAATEDQVCKHLDDHLEQLPAEDEKSRAILEQMRVDEAEHSTNAIAAGGLRFPAPIKFGMSMMAKVMTKTTYRI, from the coding sequence ATGACAACCCATCGCCACTACTCCCCCGCCGATCGCCTGCTGATGCAGGCCGACGCCGCGCTGCGCACACTGCTGCCCTTCAGCGGCCAACCCGGCCGGCCGTCCCCCGCCGTGGTCAAGCCGGACGCCGAACTGGACGAACGCGACTCGCGCCACGTCGCCGGGCTGATGCGCATCAACCATACCGGAGAGGTGTGCGCACAGGCGCTGTACCAAGGGCAGGCGCTCACCGCGCGATTGCCGCAGGTGCGCGCGGCGATGGAACGCGCGGCCGACGAGGAAATCGACCATCTGGCCTGGTGCGAGCAACGCATTCGTCAACTGGGCAGCCACACCAGCGTGCTCAATCCGCTGTTCTATGGCCTCTCCTTCGGCATAGGTGCCTCGGCCGGGCTGATCAGCGACCGGATCAGCCTCGGCTTCGTCGCCGCCACTGAAGACCAGGTATGCAAACACTTGGACGATCATCTCGAACAGCTTCCGGCCGAAGACGAGAAATCCCGCGCCATCCTCGAGCAGATGCGCGTCGACGAAGCCGAGCACTCCACCAACGCGATTGCCGCCGGCGGCCTGCGCTTTCCCGCACCGATCAAGTTCGGCATGAGCATGATGGCCAAGGTGATGACGAAGACCACCTACCGCATCTAG
- a CDS encoding AAA family ATPase produces the protein MKNDIHDLGLVLDSRVRLIVIESWDELRVLETLTGLAVRRSLSLYVWSVTEGVRRLGFGGEPQGEDSNAPETALRLVKHDPQPNLYVFCDLHPFLDEPRVVRLLKEIAMGATPTLVLVSHALKLPAELQRLAARFSLTLPSEEELLAIVREEAARWSERNRGARVRTDNRTLQQVVKNLRGMSHAEARSLARNLICDDGAITQEDLPELNRGKFQLLDLDGVLSFERETARFAEVGGLRHFRRWLGERQSAFLAGAAADMPRGVMLVGVQGGGKSLAAKAVAGLWGLPLLRLDFACLYNKYFGETERNLREALRLAEQMAPCVLWMDEIEKGLATGEMDGGVSQRVLGTLLTWMAERAAPVFMVATANAIDRLPPELLRKGRFDELFFVDLPDRETRADIFRIHLTRRELAEADFDLNVLADASAGFSGAEIEQVVVSAVYAAQARQRAVDLPLLVESIQATSPLSVVMAEDLAALRAWADGRAVQAD, from the coding sequence GTGAAGAACGATATTCATGATCTGGGGCTGGTGCTCGACTCACGCGTTCGGCTGATCGTGATCGAGTCGTGGGACGAGCTGCGCGTGCTGGAAACGCTAACGGGCCTAGCCGTGCGGCGGAGCCTGAGTCTTTACGTGTGGTCGGTAACCGAGGGGGTTCGCCGTCTCGGTTTTGGCGGCGAACCGCAGGGCGAAGACAGCAACGCGCCGGAAACCGCGCTCCGACTGGTCAAGCATGATCCCCAGCCGAATCTGTACGTGTTCTGCGATCTGCACCCCTTTCTCGACGAGCCGCGTGTGGTGCGCCTGCTCAAGGAGATTGCGATGGGGGCGACACCAACGCTGGTGCTGGTGTCGCATGCGTTGAAGCTGCCGGCGGAGCTGCAGCGCTTGGCCGCTCGCTTCAGCCTCACATTGCCGAGCGAGGAAGAATTGCTGGCGATCGTCCGCGAGGAAGCCGCGCGCTGGAGCGAGCGAAATCGCGGTGCGCGGGTACGCACCGACAACCGGACCCTGCAGCAGGTGGTGAAGAATCTGCGTGGCATGAGCCATGCGGAGGCGCGCAGCCTGGCGCGCAATCTGATCTGTGACGATGGCGCCATCACCCAGGAAGATCTGCCGGAACTCAATCGCGGCAAGTTCCAGTTGCTCGACCTGGATGGTGTGCTGAGCTTCGAGCGCGAGACGGCGCGCTTCGCCGAGGTGGGTGGCCTGCGGCATTTCCGCCGCTGGCTGGGCGAGCGCCAGAGCGCGTTCCTCGCCGGCGCGGCGGCGGATATGCCGCGCGGGGTGATGCTCGTGGGCGTGCAGGGCGGCGGCAAGAGCCTGGCGGCGAAAGCGGTGGCCGGACTCTGGGGGTTGCCGTTGCTGCGTCTGGACTTCGCCTGCCTGTACAACAAGTACTTCGGCGAGACCGAACGCAACCTGCGCGAGGCGCTGCGTCTGGCTGAGCAGATGGCGCCCTGCGTGCTGTGGATGGATGAAATCGAGAAGGGCCTGGCGACCGGCGAGATGGACGGTGGCGTCAGTCAGCGAGTGTTAGGCACGCTGCTGACCTGGATGGCTGAGCGCGCGGCACCGGTATTCATGGTCGCAACCGCCAATGCGATCGATCGATTGCCGCCGGAGCTGCTGCGCAAGGGGCGCTTCGACGAGCTGTTCTTCGTCGATCTGCCGGATCGCGAGACGCGCGCGGATATCTTCCGTATCCACCTGACGCGCCGCGAGCTGGCCGAGGCGGATTTCGATCTGAACGTACTGGCCGATGCCAGCGCGGGCTTTTCCGGTGCCGAGATCGAGCAGGTGGTGGTCAGCGCCGTGTATGCTGCGCAGGCGCGGCAACGGGCGGTCGACCTGCCGCTGCTGGTGGAGAGCATCCAGGCCACGTCACCGCTCTCGGTGGTAATGGCCGAGGATCTGGCGGCGCTGCGCGCCTGGGCGGACGGTCGCGCCGTACAGGCTGACTGA
- a CDS encoding phosphoglycolate phosphatase produces the protein MTRLEQLLDGRLPRLVMFDLDGTLMDSVPDLAAAVDSMLAQLGRAPAGIERVRDWVGNGSRVLVRRALAGSYEHAGIDEDETDAALALFMQAYAGSHALTSVYPGVRECLDWLAARDVALAVITNKPAQFVAPLLEEKGLGGYFGWLVGGDTLPQQKPDPAALFWVMEKAGATPAESLFVGDSRNDVRAADAAGVRCVGLTYGYNHGRPIAEERPALVLDDLRLLVASVSGLR, from the coding sequence ATGACTCGCCTGGAGCAACTGCTCGACGGCCGGCTGCCGCGGCTGGTGATGTTCGACCTGGACGGCACCCTGATGGACTCGGTGCCGGATCTGGCCGCGGCGGTGGACAGCATGCTCGCCCAGCTCGGCCGCGCTCCGGCTGGCATTGAGCGCGTGCGCGACTGGGTCGGCAACGGCTCGCGCGTGCTGGTGCGTCGTGCGCTGGCCGGCAGTTATGAGCATGCCGGCATCGACGAAGACGAAACCGACGCGGCGCTGGCGCTGTTCATGCAGGCTTACGCCGGCAGCCACGCGCTGACCAGCGTTTACCCGGGCGTGCGCGAATGTCTGGACTGGCTCGCCGCGCGGGACGTGGCGCTGGCGGTGATCACCAACAAGCCGGCCCAGTTCGTCGCGCCGCTGCTGGAAGAGAAGGGCCTGGGCGGCTACTTCGGCTGGCTGGTCGGTGGCGATACGCTGCCGCAGCAGAAGCCCGATCCGGCAGCGCTGTTCTGGGTGATGGAGAAGGCGGGCGCAACGCCGGCCGAGTCGCTGTTCGTCGGCGATTCGCGCAACGACGTACGTGCCGCCGATGCCGCCGGCGTGCGCTGCGTCGGGCTGACCTACGGCTACAACCACGGCCGGCCGATTGCCGAGGAGCGCCCCGCGCTGGTGCTGGATGACCTGCGCCTGCTGGTTGCTTCGGTTTCCGGGCTGCGCTAG
- the crp gene encoding cAMP-activated global transcriptional regulator CRP produces the protein MVAITLTPKIKNIDKLLAHCHRRRYTAKSTIIYAGDRCESLFFIVKGSVTILIEDDDGREMIIAYLNAGDFFGEMGLFEKEGSEKERSAWVRAKTECEVAELSYAKFRELTQQDPEILYALGSQMADRLRNTTRKVGDLAFLDVTGRVARTLLDLCKQPDAMTHPDGMQIKITRQEIGRIVGCSREMVGRVLKSLESQGLVYVKGKTMVVFGTR, from the coding sequence ATGGTAGCTATCACACTTACGCCAAAGATCAAGAACATCGACAAACTGCTGGCCCACTGTCACCGACGTCGATATACCGCCAAAAGCACCATCATTTACGCCGGTGATCGCTGCGAATCGCTTTTCTTTATCGTCAAGGGTTCGGTGACCATTCTGATCGAGGACGATGACGGCCGCGAGATGATCATTGCCTACCTCAACGCCGGCGACTTCTTCGGCGAGATGGGTCTGTTCGAAAAGGAAGGCAGCGAGAAAGAACGCAGCGCCTGGGTCCGCGCCAAGACCGAGTGCGAAGTCGCCGAACTCAGCTACGCCAAGTTCCGCGAACTGACGCAGCAGGACCCCGAAATTCTCTACGCGCTGGGCAGCCAGATGGCCGATCGCCTGCGCAACACCACCCGCAAGGTCGGCGACCTGGCATTTCTCGACGTTACCGGCCGCGTCGCCCGCACGCTGCTAGATCTGTGCAAGCAGCCCGACGCGATGACCCATCCCGACGGCATGCAGATCAAGATCACCCGCCAGGAAATCGGCCGCATCGTCGGTTGCTCGCGCGAGATGGTCGGCCGCGTGCTGAAAAGCCTCGAATCGCAGGGGCTGGTCTACGTCAAAGGCAAGACGATGGTGGTTTTCGGAACACGCTGA
- a CDS encoding histidine triad nucleotide-binding protein: protein MDCLFCKIVAGDIPARKLYEDDQVIAFEDIAPQAPVHFLVIPKKHIPTLHDLSEKDDKALAGHILFTAQRLAEQRGCAEGFRVVMNCNDLGGQTVYHIHMHVLGQRQMHWPPG, encoded by the coding sequence ATGGATTGCCTGTTCTGCAAGATCGTGGCTGGGGATATCCCGGCACGCAAGCTCTATGAAGACGACCAAGTCATAGCATTCGAAGATATTGCTCCGCAGGCGCCGGTGCATTTCCTGGTCATCCCGAAGAAGCACATTCCGACCCTGCATGACCTCAGCGAGAAGGATGACAAAGCCCTGGCCGGCCACATTCTGTTCACCGCCCAACGCCTGGCCGAGCAACGTGGTTGTGCCGAGGGGTTTCGTGTGGTGATGAACTGCAACGACCTGGGCGGACAGACGGTCTATCACATTCACATGCACGTGCTGGGACAGCGCCAGATGCACTGGCCGCCGGGCTGA
- the rpe gene encoding ribulose-phosphate 3-epimerase yields the protein MQSFAIAPSILSANFARLGEEVDNVLAAGADIVHFDVMDNHYVPNLTIGPMVCSALRKHGVTAPIDVHLMVKPVDRMIGDFLEAGATYITFHPEASEHIDRSLQLIKDGGAKAGLVFNPATPLDVLKYVMDKIDMVLLMSVNPGFGGQKFIPGTLDKLREARALIDASGREIRLEIDGGVNPKNIREIAAAGADTFVAGSAIFNQPDYKAVIDQMRAELALARP from the coding sequence ATGCAGTCGTTCGCCATCGCCCCTTCGATTCTTTCCGCCAATTTCGCCCGCCTGGGTGAGGAAGTGGACAACGTGCTGGCCGCCGGCGCCGACATCGTCCATTTCGATGTGATGGACAACCACTACGTACCCAACCTGACCATCGGCCCGATGGTCTGCTCAGCGCTGCGCAAGCATGGCGTGACCGCGCCCATCGACGTGCATCTTATGGTCAAGCCGGTGGATCGCATGATCGGCGACTTCCTCGAGGCCGGCGCCACTTACATCACCTTCCATCCAGAGGCTTCCGAGCACATCGACCGTTCGCTGCAGCTGATCAAGGATGGCGGCGCGAAGGCCGGTCTGGTGTTCAATCCGGCCACGCCGCTGGATGTTCTCAAGTACGTCATGGACAAGATCGACATGGTCCTGCTGATGAGCGTCAACCCTGGCTTCGGCGGGCAGAAGTTCATTCCCGGCACGCTGGACAAGCTGCGCGAGGCGCGCGCCCTGATCGATGCCAGCGGCCGCGAGATTCGCCTGGAGATCGACGGCGGTGTGAATCCGAAGAACATCCGCGAAATCGCTGCGGCGGGCGCCGATACGTTCGTCGCCGGCTCGGCGATCTTCAATCAGCCGGACTACAAGGCGGTGATCGACCAGATGCGCGCCGAGCTGGCGCTTGCCCGGCCATGA
- a CDS encoding OsmC family protein: MKARIQWAGEAMFLGESGSGHVVVMDGPPESGGRNLGVRPMEMLLLGLGGCSNFDVVSILRKSRQAVESCEAFLEAERATEDPKVFTKIHLHFVVKGRGLKEAQVKRAVELSAEKYCSASIMLGRAGVEISHDYEVVELG, from the coding sequence ATGAAAGCGCGCATTCAATGGGCGGGCGAGGCCATGTTTCTCGGCGAATCCGGCAGCGGCCACGTGGTCGTGATGGACGGCCCACCGGAGAGCGGCGGACGCAACCTCGGAGTGCGTCCGATGGAGATGCTGCTGCTGGGATTGGGCGGCTGCAGCAACTTCGATGTCGTCAGCATTCTGCGGAAGTCGCGGCAGGCGGTGGAAAGCTGCGAGGCCTTTCTCGAGGCCGAGCGCGCAACTGAAGATCCCAAGGTATTCACCAAGATTCATCTGCATTTCGTGGTCAAGGGCCGCGGCCTGAAAGAGGCGCAGGTCAAGCGGGCGGTCGAACTTTCCGCGGAGAAGTACTGCTCGGCATCAATCATGCTGGGCCGGGCGGGCGTCGAGATCAGCCATGACTATGAGGTCGTCGAACTGGGCTGA
- the trpE gene encoding anthranilate synthase component I, giving the protein MTREEFLRLAAEGHNRIPLSFETLADFDTPLSLYLKLADAPNSYLLESVQGGEKWGRYSIIGLPCRTVLRVHDHHVRVTVEGTETEALDVEDPLAFVESFQQRYRVAPVAGLPRFNGGLVGYFGYDSVRYVERKLAQCPHSDPLGTPDILLMVSDAVVVFDNLAGKLHCIVLVDPAVDGAYEQGLAHLAKLREKLRQPIAPRLGLDFEASAGREPSFRSSFSRGDFEQAVRRIKDYILAGDCMQVVISQRMSIPFKAAPIDLYRALRCFNPTPYMYFFNFGDFHVVGSSPEVLVRVEDGLVTVRPIAGTRPRGASEEADLALEQDLLSDSKELAEHLMLIDLGRNDVGRVAETGSVKVTEKMVIERYSNVMHIVSNVTGQLKARLSAMDALRAILPAGTLSGAPKIRAMEIIDELEPVKRGVYGGAVGYLAWNGNMDTAIAIRTAVIKDGELHVQAGAGIVADSQPALEWEETLNKRRAMFRAVALAERDQQEN; this is encoded by the coding sequence ATGACCCGCGAAGAATTCCTGCGCCTGGCCGCCGAAGGCCACAACCGCATTCCGCTCTCGTTCGAGACGCTGGCCGATTTCGATACCCCGCTGTCGCTGTACCTCAAGCTCGCCGACGCGCCCAACTCCTACCTGCTCGAGTCGGTGCAGGGCGGGGAAAAGTGGGGGCGCTATTCGATCATCGGTCTGCCCTGTCGTACCGTGCTGCGCGTGCATGATCACCATGTTCGCGTGACGGTCGAAGGCACCGAGACGGAAGCGCTGGACGTCGAGGACCCGCTGGCCTTCGTCGAATCCTTCCAGCAGCGCTACCGCGTGGCGCCAGTCGCCGGCCTGCCGCGTTTCAACGGCGGTCTGGTCGGCTATTTCGGTTACGACAGCGTGCGCTACGTCGAGCGCAAGCTGGCGCAGTGCCCGCATTCCGATCCGCTGGGTACGCCGGACATCCTGCTGATGGTTTCCGACGCGGTGGTGGTGTTCGACAATCTGGCCGGAAAGCTGCACTGCATCGTGCTGGTCGATCCGGCCGTCGACGGCGCCTATGAGCAAGGGCTGGCGCATCTGGCGAAGCTGCGCGAGAAACTGCGTCAGCCGATCGCGCCGCGCCTCGGGCTGGATTTCGAGGCGTCCGCCGGACGGGAGCCGAGCTTCCGCTCGAGCTTCAGCCGCGGAGATTTCGAGCAGGCCGTGCGCCGCATCAAGGACTACATCCTTGCCGGCGACTGCATGCAGGTGGTCATCTCGCAGCGCATGTCGATCCCGTTCAAGGCGGCGCCGATCGATCTGTATCGCGCGCTGCGCTGCTTCAACCCGACGCCGTACATGTATTTCTTCAACTTCGGCGACTTTCATGTGGTCGGTTCCTCGCCCGAGGTATTGGTGCGGGTCGAGGACGGCCTGGTCACCGTGCGACCGATTGCCGGCACCCGCCCGCGCGGTGCCAGCGAGGAAGCCGATCTGGCGCTCGAGCAGGACCTGCTGTCGGATAGCAAAGAGTTGGCCGAGCACCTGATGCTGATCGATCTGGGACGCAACGATGTCGGCCGGGTGGCCGAGACCGGTTCGGTGAAGGTCACCGAGAAGATGGTCATCGAGCGTTATTCCAACGTCATGCACATCGTGTCCAACGTCACCGGCCAGCTCAAGGCGCGCCTGTCGGCGATGGATGCACTGCGCGCGATCCTGCCCGCGGGCACGCTGTCCGGGGCGCCGAAGATCCGTGCGATGGAGATCATCGACGAACTGGAACCGGTCAAGCGCGGTGTCTATGGCGGCGCCGTCGGCTATCTCGCCTGGAACGGCAACATGGATACGGCGATCGCCATCCGCACCGCGGTGATCAAGGACGGCGAGCTGCATGTGCAGGCCGGTGCCGGCATCGTCGCCGATTCGCAACCGGCGCTGGAGTGGGAAGAGACGCTGAACAAGCGCCGCGCCATGTTCCGCGCGGTGGCCCTCGCCGAACGCGACCAGCAGGAGAACTGA